One genomic window of Acetomicrobium thermoterrenum DSM 13490 includes the following:
- a CDS encoding ATPase: MEKALIGLAAALAVGIPALATAYAQAKIGSAGAATVAEKPETSAIMIILEAIPETMVILGFVVAIMLILQLG, encoded by the coding sequence TTGGAGAAAGCCTTAATAGGGCTGGCTGCCGCGTTGGCAGTGGGGATTCCGGCCTTAGCTACAGCTTACGCTCAGGCGAAAATAGGAAGTGCCGGCGCTGCGACAGTTGCGGAGAAGCCCGAAACGTCTGCCATAATGATAATACTTGAGGCCATTCCAGAAACTATGGTAATATTAGGTTTTGTTGTAGCTATAATGCTGATATTGCAATTAGGATAA
- a CDS encoding V-type ATP synthase subunit I, with protein sequence MIAEMIHLKIIGLQKDSKDLIEHIRDLGVFHVEIEEAVEYRQIADEPMVEKMKFLRAGILGLLEDLSWNDWSSLPQDLVESLGNAVHLDDMAALDEIEKSLVEFKGRLSEMAHEIKALEESIFALKQVHYIANHFYNFFTEEKKRGKAISFWLVETDKISGLLKKLERKIRSATPVVERPYVNHKLLSQGENISIMALSVDQDKISAVHEIMDEFGCISYTMPKTVAGESTIESPMAAQMELKWLPERLERAKKTLDSTKEEWGPRLAALYILIDDRLESLILEKKLSSEGEIFTLTGWIPSSEFEKVKSSLKNRFGERVLITWRSPEPREWPKVPILLDNPRWAKPFELFLKLMPMPGYKSTDPTAFIAIFFPLFAGCMIGDIGYGLIFLLIGLFSLKAFRRKNPILKGVSQILINISVMSIIWGFLYGEFFGDLGHRLFHMEPLWVERTHGIIPVMGFTVSLGVAHVILGLALGAYEGVKYKNKHHTYERLGTLFTLLGIVLFVVGYFNLIELNLIPFVVALLVTGLALLIKGGNLSGFVETIGSVGNVLSYIRIAAIGLSSAILAMVATKFVDVLGVTFFGILLAVLIHLLNLIIAIAGSVLHSARLHYVEFFGKFYEGKGKQYKPIKRRRGTAWRKP encoded by the coding sequence TTGATAGCGGAAATGATCCATCTCAAGATAATAGGCCTGCAAAAGGATAGTAAAGATTTAATAGAGCATATTCGTGACCTTGGGGTTTTCCATGTGGAAATCGAAGAGGCCGTCGAATACAGGCAAATAGCCGATGAACCAATGGTCGAAAAGATGAAATTTTTGCGGGCTGGCATATTGGGCCTTTTAGAAGATCTTAGTTGGAACGATTGGAGTAGCCTGCCCCAGGATCTCGTGGAATCTTTAGGGAATGCTGTTCATCTAGATGATATGGCAGCCTTAGACGAAATAGAAAAAAGTCTGGTGGAATTTAAGGGGCGCCTATCCGAAATGGCTCACGAGATAAAGGCATTGGAGGAATCAATTTTTGCCCTAAAGCAGGTTCATTATATAGCTAACCATTTCTATAACTTTTTTACTGAGGAGAAAAAAAGGGGGAAAGCAATATCCTTTTGGCTGGTAGAAACTGACAAGATAAGCGGGTTACTGAAAAAGCTTGAAAGGAAAATTCGTTCCGCGACTCCTGTTGTGGAAAGGCCTTATGTTAACCACAAGTTGCTTTCCCAGGGAGAAAACATCTCTATAATGGCCCTTAGTGTGGATCAGGATAAAATCTCTGCTGTTCATGAAATTATGGACGAGTTTGGATGTATTTCCTACACTATGCCCAAGACAGTTGCGGGTGAGTCTACCATAGAATCCCCCATGGCGGCCCAAATGGAACTTAAGTGGTTGCCGGAGAGGTTGGAGCGAGCGAAGAAGACGCTGGATTCGACGAAAGAAGAGTGGGGTCCCCGTTTAGCGGCTTTATATATATTAATTGATGACAGGTTGGAGTCTTTAATTTTAGAAAAGAAACTATCGAGCGAAGGGGAAATTTTTACCTTGACGGGATGGATACCGTCGTCGGAGTTTGAGAAGGTAAAATCATCGCTGAAAAATAGGTTTGGAGAGAGAGTTTTAATTACATGGAGATCACCCGAGCCGCGCGAATGGCCTAAAGTGCCCATTTTGCTGGACAATCCAAGATGGGCTAAACCATTTGAATTGTTTCTAAAATTAATGCCCATGCCGGGCTATAAAAGTACGGATCCTACTGCCTTTATAGCCATATTTTTTCCTCTTTTTGCCGGTTGCATGATTGGCGATATTGGCTATGGCTTGATTTTTCTCCTTATCGGCTTGTTTAGCTTAAAGGCATTCAGGCGGAAAAATCCGATCCTTAAAGGCGTTTCGCAGATACTTATAAACATATCGGTAATGAGCATTATATGGGGATTCCTATATGGGGAATTTTTTGGTGATCTTGGCCACAGGTTATTTCATATGGAACCTCTATGGGTTGAGAGAACGCATGGCATTATTCCTGTCATGGGTTTTACCGTTTCTTTGGGTGTTGCGCACGTTATCTTAGGTTTGGCCTTGGGGGCATATGAAGGAGTCAAATACAAGAACAAACATCATACATATGAGCGATTGGGAACGTTGTTTACGCTGCTGGGGATTGTATTGTTTGTAGTCGGTTACTTTAATTTAATTGAACTCAACCTGATACCTTTTGTCGTTGCACTTTTGGTGACCGGCCTTGCATTATTGATTAAAGGAGGAAATCTATCGGGATTTGTGGAAACCATTGGTTCTGTGGGTAACGTATTAAGTTACATAAGAATTGCGGCTATAGGTTTATCTTCTGCCATATTGGCTATGGTAGCGACAAAGTTCGTGGATGTGTTGGGAGTGACTTTTTTTGGAATTTTATTGGCCGTCCTGATACACTTGCTTAATTTAATAATAGCTATAGCTGGATCGGTATTGCACTCGGCCCGTTTACATTATGTCGAGTTTTTTGGTAAATTTTACGAAGGCAAAGGTAAACAATATAAACCTATTAAGCGAAGGAGGGGAACCGCTTGGAGAAAGCCTTAA
- a CDS encoding CBS domain-containing protein, which yields MAIKAQEVMQKDLTVLSKDDLVIDAVKMFYIHKVTGVPVVEGNWYLVGFISESDILKAALPTYLETITSSTFLSNNGELSLFDKIHDIGLRRVEEFMTREVISVDPSASLMSVADLMIRKRIKRLPVAKDGKYIGIIDRSAFCEFLMEGGVLGEQ from the coding sequence ATGGCCATAAAAGCTCAAGAGGTGATGCAAAAAGATCTAACGGTTTTGTCGAAAGACGATTTGGTTATAGATGCCGTGAAAATGTTTTATATTCATAAAGTTACAGGCGTGCCAGTTGTAGAAGGGAATTGGTATTTAGTTGGCTTCATTTCCGAAAGCGACATCCTGAAAGCGGCACTCCCAACCTATCTTGAAACCATTACCTCATCGACATTTTTAAGCAATAATGGGGAATTATCCCTTTTTGACAAGATACATGATATCGGCCTGAGAAGAGTCGAAGAATTCATGACAAGAGAAGTCATAAGCGTAGACCCTTCTGCGAGTTTGATGAGCGTTGCGGATTTGATGATTCGAAAAAGGATCAAAAGGCTTCCCGTGGCAAAGGATGGGAAATATATTGGGATAATAGACAGAAGTGCTTTCTGTGAGTTTCTCATGGAAGGAGGAGTTTTGGGTGAACAATAA